The following are from one region of the Candidatus Eisenbacteria bacterium genome:
- the dnaB gene encoding replicative DNA helicase — MTDMLSRSLSGLSEGPVPPQSLDAERAVLSACLLGAEAIGRAVEKIDSSVFYRPAHQKIFDACISLYNRNERADLITVTEELRMRGELESAGGPAALAQLLESATTTANVEEHVRIVASKAVLRQLIRASQEIQGECFSGSDETQNILDRSEQKIFAITDSRVRQGFVTLKDLLKPTFKHIQELYERKVFVTGVPSGYDDLDKMTAGFQAGDLIIIAGRPAMGKCLAAHTLIDDPDTGARVTLEECVRRQMTRVMGIDDRGRVRAAPISAWVDSGEQPTYRVITRTGREVEVTGHHPFLTVHGWQPLHDLPVGSKIAVARSLPVFGSDESWSLERVRLLAYFIAEGGLTSRCPNFTNTDPVIVSDFHECIEREFPSTHTRLQDSRGITWRVSRKRNWPEEIADRVHPVTDWLDKLGLMGKKSDSKSFPAEVWCWSRERLVEFLKTLFSCDGTICSMWGDPRIEFTVASRSLAFDVQHALCRLGVVAKLWRKTDRSWRVEITEPASVDCYQHEVGWIGEKATRFSDASPARLPVRARHSNVGHPSADAWELVSAAASRSGVTITELASRAGEALKRGHNLHRNRGITRTRLTAFAEASGDPDLGRAASPDLYWDEILSIEPAGTQQVYDLSVPDGANFVAADVCVHNTSLAVNMGENAAIRHKVPVAIFSLEMSKEQLAMRLLCSQSEVALHKVRSGFLGHEDWPRLTTGAGLLSQAPIMIDDSASPTILEIRAKCRRLKAENRLGLVLIDYLQLVRSAGAAENRVQEISQITRGLKALAKELAVPIIALSQLSRAVDSRAGNERRPQLSDLRESGSIEQDSDLVMFVFREEYYKRDDPSLRGKAELIVAKQRNGPTGEIDMTFLHEFTKFVPGSNLMPGETEPGF, encoded by the coding sequence TCGCGCTCCCTCTCGGGCCTCTCCGAAGGACCGGTTCCACCGCAGTCGCTCGATGCCGAGCGTGCGGTGCTGTCCGCATGTCTGCTCGGCGCCGAGGCGATCGGACGCGCCGTCGAGAAGATCGACTCGAGCGTTTTCTACCGCCCCGCGCATCAGAAGATCTTCGATGCCTGTATCTCGCTCTACAACCGAAACGAGCGCGCGGATCTCATCACGGTGACCGAAGAACTGCGCATGCGGGGCGAGCTCGAAAGTGCGGGTGGCCCTGCGGCACTCGCGCAGTTGCTCGAATCGGCGACCACCACGGCGAACGTCGAAGAGCACGTGCGCATCGTGGCGTCGAAGGCGGTGCTGCGGCAGTTGATTCGCGCGTCGCAGGAGATCCAGGGCGAGTGCTTCTCGGGTTCGGACGAGACTCAGAACATTCTCGACCGCTCCGAGCAGAAGATCTTCGCGATCACCGACTCGCGCGTGCGCCAGGGATTCGTGACGCTGAAGGATCTTCTCAAGCCGACCTTCAAGCACATCCAGGAGCTCTACGAGCGCAAGGTGTTCGTCACCGGCGTACCGTCGGGCTACGACGACCTCGACAAGATGACGGCAGGCTTTCAGGCGGGTGATCTGATCATCATCGCGGGTAGGCCTGCCATGGGAAAGTGTCTCGCTGCGCATACTCTGATCGACGACCCGGACACAGGAGCGCGCGTGACGCTCGAAGAGTGCGTGCGCCGGCAGATGACGCGCGTCATGGGCATCGACGATCGGGGTCGTGTGCGCGCCGCCCCGATCTCGGCGTGGGTCGACAGCGGAGAGCAGCCGACCTATCGCGTGATCACGCGAACCGGTCGCGAGGTCGAAGTGACCGGTCATCATCCATTCCTGACCGTCCATGGCTGGCAGCCACTTCACGATCTGCCGGTGGGTTCGAAGATCGCGGTGGCGCGAAGCTTGCCGGTCTTCGGCTCGGATGAATCCTGGAGCCTCGAACGAGTGCGGCTCCTCGCTTACTTCATCGCCGAGGGCGGGCTCACGAGCCGGTGCCCGAACTTCACCAATACCGACCCTGTCATCGTCTCGGATTTCCACGAGTGCATCGAGCGCGAGTTTCCATCCACGCATACGAGGCTCCAGGATTCGCGTGGCATCACGTGGCGGGTATCACGCAAGCGGAACTGGCCTGAGGAGATCGCGGACCGCGTCCATCCTGTCACCGACTGGCTCGACAAACTTGGACTCATGGGCAAGAAGTCTGATTCGAAGTCCTTCCCGGCAGAAGTGTGGTGCTGGAGTCGCGAGCGCCTCGTCGAGTTCCTCAAGACGCTGTTCTCGTGCGACGGGACGATCTGCTCCATGTGGGGCGATCCGCGCATCGAGTTCACCGTCGCCTCTCGCAGTCTGGCATTCGACGTCCAACACGCGCTGTGTCGTTTGGGCGTCGTTGCCAAGCTGTGGCGGAAGACCGATCGGTCGTGGCGTGTCGAGATCACGGAGCCGGCCTCGGTGGACTGCTATCAGCACGAAGTCGGATGGATCGGTGAGAAAGCGACCCGATTCTCCGATGCATCGCCAGCCCGTCTCCCGGTTCGCGCAAGGCACTCGAACGTCGGGCATCCGTCGGCGGATGCGTGGGAACTGGTTTCGGCCGCGGCGAGTCGCAGCGGCGTTACCATCACGGAGCTCGCCAGTCGCGCGGGCGAAGCCCTCAAACGGGGCCACAATCTGCACCGCAATCGAGGGATCACGCGCACGCGACTCACCGCATTCGCCGAAGCGAGTGGCGATCCGGACCTCGGTCGCGCCGCGAGTCCCGATCTCTACTGGGACGAGATCCTCTCGATCGAGCCGGCTGGAACTCAGCAAGTGTATGACCTGAGCGTCCCCGACGGCGCGAATTTCGTGGCCGCCGATGTGTGCGTTCACAACACGTCGCTTGCCGTGAACATGGGCGAGAACGCGGCGATCCGGCACAAGGTGCCGGTCGCGATCTTCTCGCTCGAAATGAGCAAGGAGCAGCTCGCGATGCGCTTGTTGTGCTCGCAGAGCGAAGTCGCACTTCACAAGGTGCGCAGCGGCTTCCTCGGCCACGAGGACTGGCCGCGCCTCACGACCGGCGCCGGGCTGCTGAGTCAGGCGCCGATCATGATCGACGATTCGGCGTCGCCCACGATCCTCGAGATTCGCGCCAAGTGTCGGAGGCTCAAGGCCGAGAATCGGCTCGGGCTGGTGCTCATCGACTACTTGCAGTTGGTGCGGTCGGCAGGGGCGGCGGAGAATCGCGTGCAGGAGATCTCGCAGATCACGCGCGGACTCAAGGCGCTCGCGAAGGAACTCGCGGTGCCGATCATCGCGCTGTCGCAGCTCTCGCGTGCGGTGGACAGCCGTGCCGGCAACGAACGCCGACCCCAGCTCTCGGACCTGCGCGAGAGTGGGAGTATCGAGCAGGACTCGGATCTCGTGATGTTCGTGTTCCGCGAGGAGTACTACAAACGCGACGATCCGAGCTTGCGCGGCAAGGCCGAGCTGATCGTGGCCAAGCAGCGCAACGGTCCGACCGGCGAGATCGACATGACGTTTCTCCACGAGTTCACCAAGTTCGTGCCGGGATCGAACCTGATGCCGGGCGAGACGGAGCCCGGCTTCTAG
- a CDS encoding ABC transporter permease translates to MTDDLAVRGVSYLSRRVEDVLAEIGRVTMLIGDIGRSLIPALRSFPLIVQQMSVIGVGSLWLVAVVSLFTGAVSAVQAAYQFSSVVPLKYIGAVILRSVIIELGPVLTALVVGGRVGASIAAELGTMKVTEQIDALQAMAISPVRYLVVPRVIAAIIMLPVVTVFADAIAVFGGYVVAVSTLNVSSHTYIVGLKQFFYMKDLSSGLLKATFFGGIIGVMGCYYGFRTEGGAEGVGIATTRAVVASCVLVLISDYVLANVLFRLIFAS, encoded by the coding sequence ATGACCGACGATCTCGCGGTTCGCGGCGTGAGCTACCTCTCTCGCCGTGTCGAGGACGTGCTCGCCGAGATCGGGCGCGTCACCATGCTGATCGGCGACATCGGGCGCTCACTGATTCCCGCCCTGCGCTCGTTCCCGCTCATCGTGCAGCAGATGAGCGTGATCGGCGTCGGATCGCTGTGGCTGGTGGCGGTCGTCAGTCTGTTCACGGGTGCCGTGTCGGCGGTCCAGGCCGCCTATCAGTTCTCGAGCGTGGTGCCGCTCAAGTACATCGGCGCGGTGATCCTGCGCTCGGTCATCATCGAACTCGGGCCGGTCCTCACGGCACTCGTGGTCGGAGGACGCGTCGGCGCATCGATTGCGGCCGAGCTCGGCACCATGAAGGTGACGGAGCAGATCGACGCGCTGCAGGCGATGGCGATCAGTCCGGTGCGCTATCTGGTGGTGCCGCGCGTGATCGCGGCGATCATCATGCTTCCGGTCGTGACGGTGTTCGCCGATGCGATCGCGGTGTTCGGCGGCTACGTGGTCGCGGTCTCGACGCTCAACGTGAGTTCTCACACCTACATCGTGGGACTCAAACAATTCTTCTACATGAAGGATCTCTCGTCGGGACTGCTCAAGGCGACGTTCTTCGGCGGCATCATCGGAGTGATGGGCTGCTACTACGGTTTTCGCACCGAGGGAGGAGCCGAGGGCGTCGGCATCGCGACCACGCGCGCGGTCGTCGCTTCGTGCGTGCTGGTGCTGATCAGCGACTACGTGCTGGCCAACGTGCTGTTCCGGCTCATCTTCGCGTCGTGA
- a CDS encoding ABC transporter ATP-binding protein yields MIRIRGLSKRLGTRQVLDGLDLDVARGESLVVMGPSGTGKSVLLKHIIGLMKPDAGTIEVDGEEITALGERDLDEVRKRMGMLFQGAALFDSMTVGENVGLALREHQRWPEDRIREHVRERLQWVGLEGVESMKPASLSGGMRKRVGLARAIVMDPAVILYDEPTTGLDPIRADAIDQLIRSLQRRMGSTAVVVTHDMASAFKVADRLAMLYGGRVVFQGTVEEARATRDPMMRQFIEGSSEGPIQE; encoded by the coding sequence ATGATCCGCATCCGCGGATTGAGCAAGCGCCTCGGCACCCGACAGGTGCTCGACGGCCTCGATCTCGACGTCGCGCGCGGCGAGAGTCTGGTGGTGATGGGCCCGAGCGGCACCGGCAAGAGCGTCCTGCTCAAGCACATCATCGGACTCATGAAGCCCGATGCCGGGACCATCGAGGTCGACGGCGAAGAAATCACCGCACTCGGCGAGCGCGACCTCGACGAAGTGCGCAAGCGGATGGGCATGCTGTTCCAGGGGGCGGCCCTGTTCGACTCGATGACGGTCGGCGAGAACGTCGGACTTGCGCTGCGCGAGCATCAGCGGTGGCCCGAGGATCGCATTCGCGAACACGTGCGCGAGCGACTGCAATGGGTCGGCCTCGAGGGGGTCGAGAGCATGAAGCCGGCGTCGCTTTCGGGTGGCATGCGCAAGCGCGTCGGACTCGCACGCGCGATCGTCATGGATCCGGCGGTGATCCTGTACGATGAGCCGACCACCGGGCTCGACCCGATTCGCGCGGACGCGATCGACCAGCTGATTCGCAGTCTGCAGCGACGCATGGGGAGCACCGCCGTGGTGGTGACCCACGACATGGCGAGTGCGTTCAAGGTCGCGGACCGCCTGGCGATGCTGTACGGCGGCCGGGTGGTATTCCAGGGCACCGTCGAGGAAGCGCGCGCGACGCGTGATCCGATGATGCGCCAGTTCATCGAGGGCTCGAGCGAGGGGCCGATTCAGGAATGA
- a CDS encoding MCE family protein: MSRRTEIQVGITVLAALAIVVVSVMWLKDFSMGRGARVWTVAFPQTGGLSKSDEVQVNGIRKGAVDDVALAGDGVVVKLALASDVHLTSDSRVAIRNVGLMGEKVISVDLRTSGQRYAVTDTIPGVYEKGIPEVMAELGGTISAVNAIASNMQALASTMNENGSFAATLANFKQTSEELRGAVTENRATLRNTLGDFAAAARTARGLTTDREAQLRKSLDDFGRAAENMNRLSSRLDSLRASLQSVTSRVDRGEGSLGKVMKDDSLYNEIKGSIRSLNDLIADVKKNPKKYLHVSVF; this comes from the coding sequence ATGAGCCGGAGAACCGAGATTCAAGTCGGCATCACGGTGCTGGCGGCGCTGGCGATCGTGGTGGTGAGCGTGATGTGGCTGAAAGACTTCTCGATGGGTCGCGGTGCGCGGGTGTGGACCGTCGCGTTTCCGCAGACCGGGGGGCTCTCGAAGAGCGACGAAGTGCAGGTCAATGGAATCCGCAAGGGCGCGGTGGACGACGTTGCGCTGGCGGGTGACGGCGTGGTGGTGAAGCTGGCACTCGCCTCCGACGTGCACCTCACTTCCGACTCGCGCGTCGCGATCCGCAACGTGGGGCTGATGGGGGAGAAGGTCATCTCCGTCGACCTGCGCACCTCGGGGCAGCGCTACGCCGTGACCGATACGATTCCGGGCGTCTACGAGAAGGGGATTCCCGAGGTGATGGCGGAGCTCGGCGGCACGATCTCGGCGGTGAACGCGATCGCCTCGAACATGCAGGCGCTGGCGTCCACGATGAACGAGAACGGCAGCTTCGCGGCCACGCTCGCGAACTTCAAGCAGACCAGCGAGGAATTGCGCGGCGCGGTGACCGAGAATCGAGCCACGCTTCGAAACACGCTCGGTGACTTCGCGGCGGCGGCGCGCACCGCGCGCGGACTCACGACCGATCGAGAAGCGCAGCTTCGCAAGTCGCTCGACGACTTCGGGCGCGCGGCCGAGAACATGAATCGCCTCTCTTCGCGCCTCGATTCACTTCGCGCCTCCCTTCAGTCGGTGACGAGCCGCGTCGATCGCGGCGAGGGCTCGCTCGGCAAGGTGATGAAGGACGATTCGCTCTACAACGAGATCAAGGGCTCGATCCGCTCGCTCAACGATCTGATCGCGGACGTGAAGAAGAACCCGAAGAAGTATCTGCACGTGAGCGTGTTCTGA